A window of Staphylococcus sp. 17KM0847 contains these coding sequences:
- a CDS encoding DegV family protein, which translates to MQRIIVTDSTSDLNPSFFKENNVHVVPLSVTINGTSYQDQVDISSETFTQYLGDDQNDLKTSQPALGLFVEKYESLIDENTEIISIHLSSGLSGTYQTALQASEMVDGKITVIDSKSISYGLGYQLQYLVKWIEQGIPTHEILEKIQHLQKNIKLFVIIGQLDQLIKGGRISKTKGFIGNLMKIKPIGELVDGNLEMIHNVRTQGACIKQVISDLKPFVGEDKLEAVNISHADAENFMHKFKEKLDDAFDIAHFDLGHTTPVISTHTGTGALGLVFLKASNAY; encoded by the coding sequence ATGCAACGAATTATTGTTACAGATTCAACATCAGATTTAAACCCATCATTTTTTAAAGAAAACAACGTTCATGTCGTTCCGCTAAGCGTTACGATTAATGGAACATCTTACCAAGACCAAGTTGATATATCATCAGAAACATTCACCCAATATTTAGGGGATGATCAAAACGACTTAAAAACGAGCCAACCTGCCTTAGGTTTATTCGTTGAAAAATATGAATCACTTATAGATGAAAATACTGAAATTATTAGTATCCATTTGTCATCAGGATTAAGTGGTACATACCAAACAGCACTTCAAGCTAGCGAAATGGTGGACGGTAAAATAACTGTTATCGATTCTAAATCCATTAGTTACGGTCTAGGCTACCAATTGCAATATCTTGTCAAATGGATTGAACAAGGTATCCCAACTCATGAAATACTCGAAAAGATTCAACATTTACAAAAAAACATTAAACTTTTCGTTATTATTGGGCAATTAGACCAACTGATTAAAGGTGGGCGTATTAGTAAAACTAAAGGCTTCATTGGTAACTTAATGAAAATAAAGCCAATTGGTGAATTGGTAGACGGTAATCTTGAAATGATTCATAATGTCAGAACACAAGGCGCCTGTATTAAACAAGTTATTTCCGACTTAAAACCTTTTGTCGGAGAGGATAAACTAGAGGCAGTCAATATTTCACATGCTGATGCAGAAAACTTTATGCATAAGTTTAAAGAAAAACTTGATGATGCTTTTGATATAGCACACTTTGATTTAGGTCATACAACACCTGTTATTTCAACACATACAGGAACAGGTGCACTCGGTTTAGTATTCTTAAAAGCATCTAATGCTTATTAA
- the msrB gene encoding peptide-methionine (R)-S-oxide reductase MsrB, which yields MIKKDKKDLTDLEYLVTQQDGTEPPFNNEYWNHFDKGIYVDKLSGKPLFTSEDKFESDCGWPSFSKAIDDQEIIELVDKSFGMLRTEVRSEGSNSHLGHVFNDGPKELGGLRYCINSASIQFIPYDKLEQLGYGDALKWFNNK from the coding sequence ATGATAAAAAAAGACAAGAAAGACTTAACTGACCTTGAATATCTCGTAACGCAACAAGATGGTACAGAACCACCCTTTAATAATGAGTACTGGAACCATTTTGATAAAGGTATTTATGTAGATAAACTTTCGGGCAAGCCACTATTTACCTCTGAAGATAAATTCGAGTCTGATTGTGGATGGCCGAGTTTTTCAAAAGCTATTGATGATCAAGAAATTATTGAACTCGTTGATAAATCCTTTGGTATGCTTAGAACTGAAGTACGTTCTGAAGGTAGCAATAGTCACCTCGGACACGTATTTAATGATGGACCTAAAGAACTAGGAGGATTGCGTTACTGCATTAATTCTGCTTCGATACAATTTATCCCATATGACAAACTTGAACAGTTAGGTTATGGTGATGCTTTGAAGTGGTTTAACAATAAATAG
- the msrA gene encoding peptide-methionine (S)-S-oxide reductase MsrA has translation MALATLAGGCFWCLVKPFDTYEGIQSVISGYSGGTVENPTYEQVCTNTTGHVEAVQITFDPNVITYDEILDIYFKTFDPTDKDGQFFDRGESYRPVIFYHDISQKNAALSKIDALNAAHIFDKPVVTPVEPYYNFYPAETYHQQYYKKHPLHYHQYQKGSGRQAFIEKHWGNQI, from the coding sequence ATGGCTTTAGCAACACTTGCTGGGGGTTGTTTCTGGTGTTTAGTAAAACCTTTTGACACATATGAAGGTATACAGTCGGTGATATCGGGATATAGTGGTGGAACGGTCGAAAACCCAACATACGAACAAGTTTGTACAAATACAACAGGTCATGTTGAAGCCGTTCAAATTACATTTGACCCTAATGTCATAACTTATGATGAAATCTTAGATATCTACTTTAAAACATTTGATCCAACTGATAAAGACGGTCAATTTTTCGATAGAGGTGAGAGTTATCGCCCTGTCATTTTCTACCATGATATCTCACAAAAAAATGCTGCATTGTCAAAGATTGATGCACTTAATGCAGCTCATATTTTTGACAAACCTGTAGTAACACCAGTTGAACCATATTACAACTTTTATCCAGCTGAAACATATCATCAACAGTATTATAAAAAACACCCTTTACATTACCATCAGTATCAAAAAGGGTCAGGTAGACAAGCTTTTATCGAAAAACATTGGGGGAATCAAATATGA